A portion of the Edaphobacter lichenicola genome contains these proteins:
- a CDS encoding acyltransferase family protein, with the protein MKPIAPPARLFGLDTLRAFAIVVVMLYHLTIFGELPMRILPVTYFGWMGVDLFFVLSGFLIGQQALKPYLIGQRLPIKAFYRRRVYRIFPAYLVVLALYFLLPAWRESPHLAPLWKFLTFTMNFGFSFDRRAFSNAWSLCVEEHFYLLLPLLVPLLMRRPSARKTVAVLASVVTFGIVLRALLITHYPEDVWTGIYYPSYTRLDGLLAGVSLAIVRTFRPAWWHTLMQRGHTLFLTGTVCVACDVWMFRKQDLGDNTGSAMWGVILGFPLLSLGLALITASSVSKNGLLARVRLPGAETMATLAFSLYLTHKAVAHIVMQRFPQITSLQGPGSWLLYAVTCFSAALLLHIAVERPFLRLRDRVARQKSSHTLEEEMREEPAL; encoded by the coding sequence ATGAAACCCATCGCACCACCTGCCCGGCTCTTCGGCCTCGACACCCTCCGCGCGTTCGCCATCGTCGTCGTCATGCTCTACCACCTGACGATCTTCGGTGAGCTACCCATGCGCATCCTTCCCGTCACGTACTTCGGCTGGATGGGAGTCGACCTCTTCTTCGTCCTCAGCGGATTTCTCATTGGGCAGCAGGCGCTTAAGCCTTACCTGATCGGCCAGCGACTCCCCATTAAGGCGTTTTACCGTCGGCGCGTCTACCGCATCTTTCCTGCATATCTTGTAGTACTCGCACTTTACTTTCTCTTGCCCGCCTGGCGAGAGTCTCCACACCTCGCACCGCTCTGGAAGTTCTTGACCTTCACCATGAACTTCGGCTTCAGCTTCGACCGGCGCGCCTTCTCCAACGCCTGGTCGCTCTGTGTAGAAGAACATTTCTACCTGCTGCTCCCGTTACTCGTCCCACTGCTGATGCGTCGCCCGTCGGCACGAAAGACCGTCGCGGTGCTCGCCTCCGTAGTCACCTTCGGCATCGTTCTCCGCGCCCTTCTCATCACACACTACCCCGAAGATGTCTGGACCGGAATCTACTACCCCAGCTATACGCGCCTTGATGGTCTGCTTGCGGGAGTCTCCCTTGCCATCGTTCGCACCTTCCGCCCCGCATGGTGGCACACCCTCATGCAGCGGGGACACACCCTGTTTCTCACCGGCACCGTCTGCGTCGCCTGCGACGTTTGGATGTTTCGCAAGCAGGACCTTGGCGACAATACGGGTTCCGCCATGTGGGGCGTCATCCTTGGCTTCCCGCTGCTTTCGCTTGGCCTCGCACTCATCACCGCTTCCAGCGTCAGCAAGAACGGTCTGCTCGCCCGCGTCAGGCTTCCCGGCGCGGAGACCATGGCCACGCTCGCCTTCAGCCTATACCTGACTCACAAGGCTGTTGCGCACATCGTGATGCAGCGCTTCCCGCAGATCACTTCGCTCCAGGGACCAGGATCGTGGCTGCTCTACGCCGTTACCTGCTTCTCAGCAGCATTGCTGCTGCACATCGCCGTGGAGCGTCCGTTCCTTCGCCTGCGCGACCGCGTCGCACGGCAGAAGTCTTCCCATACGCTCGAAGAAGAGATGCGCGAGGAGCCGGCGCTGTAA
- a CDS encoding phosphorylase family protein: MKEYPAIIAALPREVKHLVRGWKQYKLAERVVVYSNERAVVAHAGMGPERAALAVQAAMAVRPVTALVSVGLAGGCDPAVQVGDIVRAGVVVDTQSGERYSDSEFRQVLVSAPHIASVQEKQRLFASYSASAVDMEAATVARIAQGHNLPFRAIKVISDDADFEMEELGRFATQNGQFREAAFAAYSVVRPRLWPKLGQLAGNSKIAIEALTAELESQLNWYRQRD; this comes from the coding sequence ATGAAGGAATATCCGGCCATCATTGCGGCTCTACCCCGAGAGGTGAAGCATCTGGTTCGCGGGTGGAAGCAGTACAAGTTGGCGGAGCGGGTTGTCGTATACAGCAATGAGCGTGCGGTCGTGGCGCATGCGGGTATGGGACCTGAACGTGCTGCGTTGGCTGTTCAGGCGGCTATGGCGGTTCGGCCAGTAACGGCGTTAGTGTCGGTTGGTTTGGCGGGCGGTTGCGATCCGGCGGTTCAGGTTGGAGATATCGTTCGCGCTGGCGTTGTGGTTGATACGCAGTCTGGCGAGCGCTACAGCGACTCGGAGTTTCGCCAGGTGCTGGTGAGTGCTCCTCATATTGCCAGCGTGCAGGAGAAGCAGCGGTTGTTTGCGTCGTATTCGGCGAGTGCTGTGGATATGGAAGCCGCGACTGTAGCTCGTATTGCGCAGGGGCATAATCTGCCGTTTCGGGCGATCAAGGTCATCTCGGACGATGCGGACTTCGAGATGGAGGAGCTTGGCCGCTTCGCTACGCAGAATGGCCAGTTCCGCGAGGCAGCGTTTGCCGCCTATTCGGTGGTTCGTCCGCGGCTTTGGCCGAAGCTTGGTCAGCTTGCGGGGAATAGCAAGATTGCGATTGAGGCGCTTACGGCAGAGTTGGAGAGCCAGCTAAACTGGTATAGGCAGAGAGACTGA
- a CDS encoding GAF domain-containing sensor histidine kinase, producing the protein MKDAAQTRILAIVLAVATVAACVLAAMNFERESGFDVPTDGIWWVEASGGLRAERVPAGSPGHRAGIRTGDILVSIDDQPTPRVAPLVREMFRSGIWAHSNYSILRPVPQSIDLNGATKLDIQVILEPKDRSINQGLRFIALVYLCIGIYVLFRRWTAPKSIHFYVFCLASFVLYSFRSTGEPGTLDQFILWGNLAAQAIQPALFLHFAVSFSDNFASDERNRFGRRLLCCLLYLPGAFLIGLQYMAIRYWSATEILQHRIDQIALGYLALFYVIAAIVFRFRYRWAESALERQQLKWLTRGTLIAVTPFTLLYVIPYLADWSVNSQVAKLAGLSLVVLPLTFSWAIVRYRLMDVDLIFKRGVTYTLATASLVGVYFGIVALTGEIVHTRLSSLGIWGLLAAIIIAGIIFDPLKRTIQARVDRVFDQKRFDYRETLVEFGRGINSQTDLRALLDSIVERLPQTLLVTRVAVFLASESEGSFTPRHFDLAASHGLTNLQAADLRSLDVRFLDFDRPGAHNHIFLENPQQVLRLPEAQRHSAGRLDLNYYLPCRVANREGGGTRTVAVIGLGRTDDGDFLSSEDMELLESLAGYIGIAIQNAQLYRRLEQKITEFESLKEFHENIVESINIGVFAVDLDDRIESWNTQMEGMYSKGRIEVLHQPISAVLPADFVSRFNSVREEHGTHTLYKFRLVLPNGTIRIANIAIAPLVTRNFVAVGRIILVDDITDRIQLEAQLTQAEKLSSIGLLAAGVAHEVNTPLAVISSYTQMLTKHMRDDERLAPVLEKITQQTFRASEIVNGLLNFSRTSGTEFTSLNLNELLHDTVTLLEHQFKTAQIRVETNYDPHLARIHGNQGKLQQVILNLMLNAKDAMFGTANATLKIATFNGPGRVIVRIQDSGNGIEKEHLHRIYDPFFTTKSKPQEGEHKGTGLGLAVSYGIMQEHAGKIHVESEIGVGTAFQLEFPSSGTRPTAIEATNGLAQTADRKAIHV; encoded by the coding sequence ATGAAGGACGCCGCCCAAACCCGCATTCTGGCTATCGTGCTCGCTGTGGCGACAGTCGCAGCTTGCGTCCTTGCGGCCATGAACTTCGAGCGCGAGAGCGGCTTCGACGTCCCGACCGACGGTATCTGGTGGGTCGAAGCCTCCGGCGGCCTCCGTGCGGAGCGCGTCCCGGCAGGCTCCCCCGGCCACCGAGCCGGCATCCGGACCGGCGACATCCTCGTCAGCATTGACGATCAGCCCACCCCTCGCGTCGCCCCACTCGTACGCGAGATGTTTCGCAGCGGCATCTGGGCCCACTCCAACTACTCCATCCTTCGCCCAGTCCCTCAATCCATCGACCTCAACGGCGCAACCAAGCTCGACATTCAGGTCATCCTCGAACCGAAAGACCGCTCCATCAACCAGGGCCTCCGATTCATAGCCCTCGTCTACCTCTGCATCGGCATCTATGTGCTCTTCCGGCGCTGGACGGCCCCAAAATCCATCCATTTTTACGTCTTCTGCCTGGCCTCCTTCGTCCTCTACAGCTTCCGGTCGACCGGCGAACCTGGCACCCTCGACCAATTCATCCTCTGGGGTAACTTAGCCGCGCAGGCGATTCAACCCGCTCTCTTCCTCCACTTCGCCGTCAGCTTCTCCGATAACTTCGCCTCCGACGAGCGCAACCGCTTCGGCCGCCGCCTCCTCTGTTGCCTGCTCTATCTTCCCGGAGCCTTCCTCATCGGCCTCCAATACATGGCCATCCGCTACTGGTCAGCAACTGAGATCCTCCAACACCGCATCGACCAGATCGCCCTCGGCTATCTCGCTCTCTTCTACGTCATCGCCGCCATCGTCTTCCGCTTCCGCTACCGATGGGCCGAGTCCGCCCTCGAGCGCCAGCAGCTCAAGTGGCTCACCCGTGGCACTCTTATCGCGGTTACGCCCTTTACCCTGCTCTATGTCATCCCCTACCTCGCAGACTGGTCCGTCAACAGTCAGGTGGCAAAGCTAGCCGGCCTCTCTCTCGTCGTCCTTCCCCTGACCTTCAGCTGGGCCATCGTCCGCTATCGGCTCATGGATGTCGACCTCATCTTCAAGCGCGGCGTCACCTACACCCTGGCGACCGCCTCGCTCGTCGGCGTTTACTTCGGCATCGTCGCATTGACCGGTGAGATCGTGCATACCCGTCTCTCCAGCCTCGGCATCTGGGGACTACTCGCCGCCATCATCATTGCCGGCATCATCTTCGACCCGCTCAAACGCACCATTCAGGCTCGCGTTGATCGCGTCTTCGATCAAAAGCGCTTCGACTACCGCGAGACCCTCGTCGAGTTCGGCCGCGGCATCAACTCCCAAACCGACCTGCGCGCCCTGCTCGACTCCATCGTCGAACGTCTCCCTCAAACCCTTCTCGTCACGCGCGTCGCCGTCTTTCTCGCCTCCGAGAGCGAAGGCAGCTTCACGCCGCGCCACTTCGACCTCGCCGCATCTCACGGCCTCACCAACCTGCAGGCCGCCGACCTTCGCAGCCTCGACGTCCGTTTCCTCGACTTCGACCGCCCCGGCGCCCACAACCACATCTTCCTCGAGAACCCGCAGCAGGTTCTCCGCCTCCCCGAAGCCCAACGCCACAGCGCAGGCCGCCTCGATCTGAACTACTATCTTCCCTGCCGCGTCGCCAACCGCGAAGGCGGTGGTACTCGAACCGTTGCCGTCATTGGCCTCGGCCGCACCGATGACGGCGACTTCCTCTCCAGCGAAGACATGGAGTTGCTCGAATCCCTCGCCGGTTACATCGGCATCGCAATCCAAAACGCGCAGCTCTATCGCCGCCTCGAACAGAAGATCACCGAGTTCGAAAGCCTCAAAGAGTTTCACGAGAACATCGTCGAGTCCATCAATATCGGTGTCTTCGCCGTCGACCTCGACGACCGCATCGAGAGCTGGAACACCCAGATGGAGGGCATGTACTCCAAGGGGCGCATCGAGGTCCTTCATCAACCCATCTCCGCGGTCCTGCCGGCCGACTTCGTCTCCCGCTTCAACAGCGTGCGCGAAGAGCACGGCACCCACACCCTCTACAAGTTCCGTCTCGTGCTCCCAAACGGAACCATACGGATCGCCAACATCGCCATCGCACCGCTGGTCACACGAAACTTCGTCGCCGTCGGGCGCATCATCCTCGTCGATGACATCACCGACCGAATCCAGCTCGAAGCACAGCTCACCCAGGCAGAAAAGCTCTCCTCCATCGGCCTCCTTGCCGCTGGCGTCGCCCACGAGGTCAATACGCCACTCGCCGTCATCTCCAGCTACACCCAGATGCTCACCAAGCACATGCGTGACGACGAACGCCTCGCTCCCGTCCTCGAAAAGATCACGCAACAAACCTTCCGCGCCTCAGAGATCGTCAACGGCCTGCTTAACTTCTCGCGCACCAGCGGGACCGAGTTCACCAGCCTCAACCTGAACGAGCTGCTTCACGACACCGTCACCCTCCTGGAGCATCAGTTTAAAACCGCGCAGATCCGTGTCGAAACCAACTACGACCCACACCTCGCGCGCATTCACGGTAACCAGGGCAAGCTGCAGCAGGTCATCCTCAACCTCATGCTGAACGCGAAGGATGCCATGTTCGGAACGGCCAACGCAACACTCAAGATCGCAACCTTCAACGGCCCTGGCCGCGTCATCGTCCGCATTCAGGACTCCGGAAATGGCATCGAAAAAGAGCATCTCCACCGCATCTACGACCCCTTCTTCACCACCAAGAGCAAGCCTCAGGAGGGCGAGCACAAGGGCACCGGTCTCGGCCTCGCCGTCAGCTACGGCATCATGCAGGAGCACGCAGGAAAGATTCACGTCGAAAGCGAGATCGGTGTAGGCACCGCCTTCCAACTGGAGTTCCCTTCCTCCGGTACCCGTCCTACCGCAATCGAGGCAACGAACGGCCTCGCCCAGACGGCTGATAGGAAGGCAATACATGTCTGA
- a CDS encoding alpha/beta fold hydrolase: MLMLRFTRPYSIEEDSRTVTANDSSPIDEAFAVVDGVKVHYHCAGVGRPLMLLHGLVGSAKNWRQNINFLAQDSTVYAIDLFNMGESERIPGLDAGLEATADRLAACMDALGLDQADFAAHSHGGAVAMMFASRHPDRVRRLILFAPANPFCDLGHPLIRFYQTRFGMWFARQIPSLPRMLKATALSRMYGDPSRVSVGALEGYIEGLDIPGTMDHVLQIVQRWFVDMGLLRSALAGLATMPVLLIWGDRDRAVGLPSGHELQKLLPQSRLMVLPGVGHIPFEEMPEICNQAMREWLLNPLPFAKLSQADGERGGLAFPVRSAKAAMSADVRSVA; encoded by the coding sequence ATGCTGATGTTGCGTTTTACGAGGCCGTATTCGATCGAAGAGGACAGCAGAACAGTGACAGCAAACGATAGTAGTCCTATTGATGAGGCTTTTGCAGTGGTGGACGGGGTAAAGGTCCACTACCACTGCGCAGGGGTGGGACGGCCTCTGATGCTGTTACATGGTTTGGTGGGATCTGCGAAGAACTGGCGACAGAACATCAACTTTCTCGCGCAGGATTCGACCGTATACGCCATCGATCTGTTCAATATGGGCGAGTCGGAGCGGATTCCGGGGCTCGATGCGGGGCTTGAGGCGACTGCCGACCGTCTGGCTGCGTGCATGGATGCGCTTGGCCTTGACCAGGCTGACTTTGCGGCTCACTCTCACGGCGGTGCGGTAGCGATGATGTTTGCTTCGCGGCACCCTGACCGCGTACGCCGTCTGATTCTGTTCGCGCCGGCAAATCCGTTCTGCGACCTGGGACATCCGTTGATTCGGTTTTATCAGACACGGTTTGGCATGTGGTTCGCGCGACAGATTCCTTCACTGCCAAGGATGTTGAAGGCAACTGCGTTGAGCCGTATGTATGGCGATCCGTCGCGCGTCTCCGTGGGAGCGCTGGAGGGGTATATCGAAGGGCTGGACATTCCGGGCACGATGGATCATGTGCTGCAGATCGTTCAGCGCTGGTTTGTCGATATGGGTCTGTTGCGTTCTGCGCTTGCGGGGCTTGCAACGATGCCGGTTCTGTTGATCTGGGGAGACCGCGACCGGGCGGTCGGGCTGCCCTCTGGGCACGAGTTGCAAAAGCTGCTGCCGCAGTCGCGGTTGATGGTGCTTCCGGGTGTCGGTCACATCCCTTTTGAAGAGATGCCGGAGATATGCAACCAGGCGATGCGGGAGTGGCTGCTGAATCCTCTGCCGTTTGCGAAGCTCTCTCAGGCTGATGGCGAGAGGGGGGGCCTGGCTTTTCCTGTCCGATCCGCCAAAGCCGCGATGTCGGCAGACGTTCGCAGCGTGGCCTGA
- the hpnH gene encoding adenosyl-hopene transferase HpnH, giving the protein MAVPVSQAWTVATYVLKQKLMGRKKYPLVLMLEPLFRCNLACAGCGKIQYPAHILKSELSPEDCFKAVEECGTPMVSIPGGEPLLHPKMPEIVAGLVARKKYVYMCTNALLLKEKLHLFTPSKYLSFSVHVDGQREHHDFSVCREGGYDIAMEGVRAAVAAGFRVTTNTTLFDGADPNSVRAHFDEMMAAGVESMMVSPGYTYDKAPDQNHFLGKAKSRRMFRAILSNRKKEWRFNTHPLFSEFLMGKQNFECTPWGMPTFSIFGWQKPCYLLQDGYADSFQELLDSTNWENYGAKSGNPQCANCMVHSGHEASAVDYNFSSLKGFFVTAKKYMFASLYPDAGAQKLLNEWRPEHTNPLIQIQASASAAKTELQPISGD; this is encoded by the coding sequence ATGGCAGTTCCAGTCTCGCAAGCCTGGACGGTTGCAACTTATGTACTGAAGCAGAAGCTGATGGGCCGGAAGAAGTATCCGCTCGTGCTGATGCTGGAGCCGTTGTTCCGTTGCAATCTGGCTTGTGCGGGTTGCGGAAAGATCCAGTACCCGGCACACATCCTGAAGTCGGAGCTTTCGCCCGAGGACTGCTTCAAGGCTGTGGAGGAGTGTGGGACGCCGATGGTATCGATTCCTGGAGGCGAGCCACTTCTTCATCCGAAGATGCCCGAGATTGTCGCGGGTCTGGTTGCGCGCAAGAAGTATGTTTATATGTGCACCAACGCTTTGCTGCTGAAAGAGAAGCTGCATCTGTTCACGCCTAGCAAGTATCTTTCATTCTCTGTTCACGTCGACGGCCAACGGGAGCACCACGATTTTTCCGTTTGTCGCGAGGGCGGTTACGATATCGCGATGGAAGGGGTGCGCGCAGCAGTTGCGGCTGGCTTCCGCGTCACCACGAACACGACCCTCTTTGACGGAGCTGATCCGAACTCTGTACGGGCTCACTTCGACGAGATGATGGCAGCGGGCGTTGAGAGCATGATGGTGTCGCCGGGTTATACCTACGATAAGGCTCCGGACCAGAATCATTTTCTAGGTAAAGCGAAGTCTCGCAGAATGTTTCGCGCTATTCTTTCCAATCGCAAGAAGGAGTGGCGTTTCAATACCCATCCACTCTTTTCAGAGTTTCTGATGGGAAAACAAAACTTTGAATGCACGCCGTGGGGAATGCCAACCTTCAGTATCTTTGGATGGCAAAAGCCGTGCTATTTGCTGCAAGATGGCTATGCGGATAGCTTTCAGGAGCTATTGGATTCGACGAATTGGGAGAACTACGGTGCGAAGAGCGGCAATCCGCAGTGCGCGAACTGCATGGTGCACTCTGGACACGAGGCTTCTGCGGTCGACTATAACTTCAGCTCGCTGAAAGGGTTTTTTGTAACAGCGAAAAAGTATATGTTTGCGTCTCTATACCCGGATGCCGGTGCGCAGAAGCTGCTCAACGAGTGGCGTCCGGAGCATACCAACCCATTGATCCAGATCCAAGCGTCCGCGAGTGCGGCCAAAACTGAGTTGCAACCGATTTCGGGAGATTAG
- the hpnA gene encoding hopanoid-associated sugar epimerase: MRVFITGATGFVGGHVAKCYAAEGATLRLLTRQTSRLDSLTGIDAEMVIGDLREPMKLRSALEGCDALVHVAADYRLWVRDPEQMYASNVTGTRELLKLACESGVQRVVYTSSVATMGFRADGTIVNEETSVSLKDMIGHYKRSKFLGELEAVRAAKAGQHVIILNPTTPIGPGDSKPTPTGRIIVDFLNKNFPAYVDTGLNLVDVAEVARMHVAALGHGTPGERYILGGENLTLKQILDRMSAITGLPSPTMKVPHAVAMAFAFFDENFTGRLRGKDPRATVEAVRMGKKMMFASSSKAERDLGFRVIPIYDAMRTAIEWFVAHGYAPAFDKRMA, encoded by the coding sequence GTGCGCGTATTTATTACCGGAGCGACGGGCTTCGTCGGAGGCCATGTGGCCAAGTGCTATGCGGCTGAAGGTGCAACTCTTCGGTTGCTGACACGTCAGACTAGTCGATTGGACTCGCTGACCGGAATTGACGCAGAGATGGTGATTGGGGATCTGCGTGAGCCGATGAAGCTGCGCTCGGCGCTCGAAGGCTGCGATGCACTGGTTCATGTCGCCGCGGATTATCGACTGTGGGTGCGTGATCCAGAGCAAATGTATGCCTCGAACGTTACGGGAACACGAGAGCTTTTAAAGTTAGCTTGCGAGAGTGGCGTGCAGCGCGTTGTTTATACCTCGAGTGTTGCAACGATGGGCTTTCGTGCAGACGGGACGATCGTGAACGAAGAGACTTCGGTCTCATTGAAAGACATGATTGGACACTACAAACGGTCGAAGTTTCTGGGGGAGTTGGAGGCTGTTCGAGCTGCAAAAGCCGGGCAGCATGTGATCATTCTGAATCCCACAACACCGATTGGGCCGGGCGATTCAAAGCCGACGCCAACGGGGAGGATCATCGTAGATTTTCTGAACAAGAACTTTCCGGCCTATGTCGATACTGGGCTGAACCTCGTTGATGTGGCCGAAGTCGCACGAATGCATGTAGCCGCGCTCGGCCACGGAACTCCGGGTGAGAGATATATTTTGGGTGGAGAAAATCTGACGCTCAAGCAGATCTTGGATCGTATGTCGGCCATCACGGGTCTGCCTTCTCCGACGATGAAGGTGCCGCATGCGGTCGCAATGGCGTTCGCTTTTTTTGATGAAAACTTTACCGGTCGGCTGAGAGGTAAAGATCCACGCGCTACGGTGGAAGCAGTTCGTATGGGGAAAAAGATGATGTTTGCTTCTTCTTCGAAGGCTGAACGAGATCTCGGCTTCCGCGTGATCCCGATTTACGATGCGATGCGGACGGCAATTGAATGGTTTGTTGCGCATGGGTATGCACCGGCGTTCGACAAGCGGATGGCATGA
- a CDS encoding sigma-54-dependent transcriptional regulator, with product MSETTELAAETLHLQRTARIVGDPRILIIDDEDAIRESLDTLLTLEGFTVSAAVDGPSGLELLAKNEYDLLLLDLALPGESGLDLLPRIVEMQPNLPVIMITAYGTVGNVVDAIRAGAENFVQKPWDNEKLLADIRAAVARHRAEEEVVQLKRTLKQRYNFENIVGKSEPMLRLFDLIAQVAPSRSTVLIQGESGTGKELIAKAIHANSPRKDRPFVPVNTGAVPSELLESTLFGHVKGAFTSAVTAKKGLFEVANGGTLFLDEIGTMGMDMQAKILRVLQDRRFMHLGGVQEIQVDVRIIAATNVNLQEAVREGRFREDLFYRLNVISLELPPLRSRREDVPLLAAHFLKFYADENGTENRSLSPEAMRIMMDYEWPGNVRELENAMERGVVLSTSRTITPDLLPTQLTGSTYSASLLDHQPNASLFDLMEEIERRIISDRLERCHWNQTEAAEYFKIPLSTLNQKIKRLNVEVKKRSRD from the coding sequence ATGTCTGAAACAACTGAGCTCGCAGCTGAGACTCTCCATCTTCAACGCACCGCCCGCATCGTCGGAGATCCTCGCATCCTCATCATCGATGACGAAGATGCCATCCGCGAGTCCCTCGACACGCTCCTCACGTTAGAAGGCTTCACCGTCAGCGCAGCGGTAGACGGGCCTTCCGGCCTCGAACTCCTGGCAAAAAACGAATACGATCTGCTCCTCCTCGACCTCGCTCTCCCCGGTGAGAGCGGCCTCGACCTTCTACCTCGCATCGTTGAGATGCAACCCAATCTTCCCGTCATCATGATCACCGCCTACGGAACGGTCGGCAACGTCGTCGATGCCATCCGTGCCGGTGCAGAAAACTTCGTCCAGAAGCCTTGGGACAACGAGAAACTTCTCGCCGACATTCGTGCCGCCGTCGCCCGCCACCGCGCCGAAGAAGAGGTCGTCCAACTTAAACGCACCCTCAAGCAGCGCTATAACTTTGAAAACATCGTCGGCAAGAGCGAGCCCATGCTGCGTCTCTTCGACCTCATCGCTCAAGTCGCCCCCAGTCGGTCGACCGTCCTCATCCAGGGCGAGAGCGGCACCGGCAAGGAGCTTATCGCCAAAGCCATTCACGCCAACTCCCCCCGTAAAGATCGGCCCTTCGTCCCGGTCAACACCGGCGCCGTCCCCTCCGAACTCCTCGAATCGACCCTCTTCGGCCACGTCAAAGGCGCCTTCACCTCCGCAGTCACCGCCAAAAAAGGTCTCTTTGAAGTCGCCAACGGCGGCACGCTCTTCCTCGACGAGATCGGCACCATGGGCATGGACATGCAAGCCAAGATCCTGCGCGTCCTGCAGGACCGCCGCTTCATGCACCTCGGAGGCGTGCAAGAGATTCAAGTCGACGTCCGCATCATCGCCGCCACCAACGTCAATCTGCAGGAGGCTGTACGGGAAGGCCGCTTCCGCGAAGACCTCTTCTACCGGCTCAACGTCATCTCCCTTGAGCTACCGCCGCTCCGCTCCCGGCGCGAGGACGTCCCTCTTCTCGCTGCCCACTTTCTCAAGTTCTACGCCGATGAGAATGGCACAGAAAACCGTTCCCTCTCGCCGGAAGCCATGCGCATCATGATGGACTACGAGTGGCCTGGCAACGTTCGCGAGCTTGAGAACGCCATGGAGCGCGGTGTCGTCCTCTCCACCTCCCGCACCATCACTCCAGACCTGCTTCCCACCCAACTTACCGGCAGCACCTACTCGGCCAGTCTTCTCGATCATCAGCCCAACGCCTCGCTCTTCGACCTCATGGAGGAGATCGAACGCCGCATCATCTCAGATCGTCTGGAACGCTGCCACTGGAACCAGACCGAAGCCGCCGAGTACTTCAAGATCCCCCTCTCCACCCTGAACCAGAAGATCAAGCGCCTAAACGTCGAAGTCAAAAAGCGATCCCGCGACTAG
- a CDS encoding zinc-dependent dehydrogenase — protein sequence MSTNTLMDEQKTDQRVPTTMRAAVYRGVNDVRVETIAVPEIGVGEVLVKIHTCGICGTDLKKIHTGSHDAPRVFGHEMAGTIVRVGDGVEGFAVGDRVMAYHHIPCGECYYCRKQTFAQCEVYKKVGCTAGFAPSGGGFAEYIRVMDWIVRRGLVKIPDDVPFEQAAFLEPVNTCFKAVQLLDLQADETVLVIGQGPIGVLLAALARRTRATVLTSDLYAERHAIAAKFGLDRPLDARGDVAAAAKEATEGRGADVALLAVGSDALIKVAMDAVRPGGRVVLFASTQHGEAPFDPAAVCMDEKTLMGSYSASVAIQDEVTRMVFEGYRDGFDLTNLISHRFSLEDAVAAIDLASHPQADSMKIVIQPGH from the coding sequence ATGAGTACGAATACTTTGATGGATGAACAGAAGACGGATCAGAGAGTTCCAACGACCATGCGTGCTGCGGTGTATCGCGGTGTGAATGATGTTCGGGTTGAAACGATTGCTGTGCCTGAGATCGGCGTTGGCGAAGTGTTGGTGAAGATTCATACCTGCGGGATCTGTGGGACTGATTTGAAGAAGATCCACACTGGCTCGCATGATGCGCCGCGCGTGTTTGGGCATGAGATGGCTGGCACGATTGTGCGGGTAGGGGACGGGGTGGAAGGCTTTGCGGTTGGGGATCGGGTGATGGCATACCACCATATTCCGTGCGGCGAGTGCTACTACTGCCGGAAGCAGACGTTCGCGCAGTGTGAGGTCTATAAGAAGGTTGGCTGTACGGCTGGCTTCGCGCCTTCGGGCGGCGGTTTTGCTGAGTACATTCGCGTGATGGACTGGATCGTGCGTCGCGGGCTGGTGAAGATTCCGGATGATGTTCCGTTCGAGCAGGCTGCGTTTCTGGAGCCGGTGAATACTTGTTTTAAGGCGGTTCAGTTGCTTGATTTGCAGGCTGACGAGACGGTCCTGGTGATTGGACAGGGGCCTATTGGGGTTTTGCTGGCTGCGCTGGCACGCAGGACAAGGGCTACGGTGCTGACCAGCGATCTCTATGCTGAGCGGCATGCGATTGCGGCCAAGTTTGGTCTTGATCGTCCGCTCGATGCGCGGGGCGATGTGGCCGCGGCGGCGAAGGAGGCGACCGAGGGGCGCGGTGCGGATGTCGCTCTGCTGGCGGTTGGCAGCGATGCGCTGATTAAAGTTGCGATGGATGCGGTTCGTCCCGGAGGACGAGTGGTGCTCTTTGCTTCGACACAACATGGCGAGGCTCCCTTCGACCCCGCGGCGGTGTGCATGGACGAAAAGACCCTGATGGGGTCGTATAGTGCGTCGGTTGCGATCCAGGACGAGGTGACACGGATGGTGTTCGAGGGCTATCGCGACGGTTTCGACCTGACCAACCTGATCTCGCACCGGTTCTCGCTGGAGGATGCGGTTGCCGCGATCGATCTGGCGTCTCATCCGCAGGCCGACTCGATGAAGATTGTGATCCAGCCGGGCCACTGA